GTTCCTACACCTGTTGATAAAAATAACAGGCCGGATCTTACACCATTATATAAAGCTTCTGAAACCGTTGGTAAAGTACTGAAAAAGGGGGATATCGTGGTATATGAATCTACTGTATACCCGGGAGTCACGGAAGAAGAATGTATCCCGGTGTTGGAAAGAGTTTCTGGCTTGAAATTTAACGTTGATTTTTATGCAGGATATTCCCCGGAAAGGATCAATCCAGGTGATAAACAGCACACTGTAGAGAAAATCTTAAAAGTTACATCTGGTTCGACTCCAGAAATTGGAGAAGAAGTAGATGAGGTATACAAGTCGGTTATTACGGCAGGAACGCATTTGGCTCCGACTATTAAAGTCGCAGAAGCTGCGAAAGTTATAGAAAACTCTCAACGAGATATCAATATTGCCTTTGTTAATGAACTAGCGAAGATTTTTAATATTTTGAATATCGATACACATGCAGTATTAGAAGCGGCAGGAACTAAATGGAACTTTTTGCCTTTTAAACCGGGATTGGTCGGTGGTCACTGTATTGGAGTTGATCCTTATTATTTGGCTCAAAAAGCGCAAGAACATGGTTATCACCCTGAGATTATTTTAGCGGGACGTCGTTTAAACGATTCCATGGGTGAATATGTTGCCTCGCAGGTGGTTAAAACAATGATAAAAAAGGGTATCAATGTGAATGGTGCGGAGGCGTTGATGCTCGGAATAACGTTTAAAGAGAATTGCCCTGACGTTAGAAATACCAAAATCGTGGACGTTATTAAAGCTTTAGAGGATTATGGGATTAAAGTCACGACTTTTGATCCTTGGGCAAATCCTGTAGAGGTTAAACACGAGTATGGGATTGAAAGTGTGTCGGAATTACCATCGGCTAAATTTGAAGCAGTTATTTTGGGTGTATCCCACAGTGAGTTTTTAGATATTAACTATGATTTCCTAAAACATGATCGAGGTATAATATTCGACGTCAAAGGAGTTTTGGGAATCAAAGCTGATTCTAGCTTGTAAATTTAAAACCTTTGCTTTGCCGTCGTTATTTAAAAAAGGTGTAGTTACCTCAATTTCGAGCTATGCTACTATGGGCTTTGGCGTCGTTCAAACGATGATTTTAAGCCGAGGTCTTGGTCCAGAGCAAGTTGGAGAGCTCTCTTTGATTAGACAAATTGCTTTATTTGGCGCTCAGATAGGGAGTTTTGGAGTGCCCATGGCTATAGTCTATTTTTTGAACAGGCTGAAAATGGATAAATCCATGGTTTATAACACATCTTTTTGGACTATCCAGTTGCTTTCTATAATAAGTTCTCTTGTTATTTTTGTTTTTTTAAGATATTCCTCCTTTTTGGGGAATTATGAGTTATGGACATATTTGGCTATTATCTCATTTATTTTCTTTTCAAATAGCAGATCTTTAATTCAGAGTTTGAACGTTGCTAGCCAAAATGTAAAGAAAATGTCTATAGTCGAGATATTGCCTATGGCTATATCTGTTTTATTTCTAGGATTATGTTATAGTTTCGATGTTCTTGATCTAAAATATGCTCTGTTAATCACAGTAGTTCTTTGGCCATTGATAGGGCTTGTCAACGCGTATATGATAAATGTTAACCAAGCAAGAGTCGGCTTAACATTTAATTTTAAGTACGCAATTCAAAGCTTGAGGTATGGTAGTGTAATAAACCTTTCAGATTTTTTGATAATATTTAATGGCTCGATTACTCTTTTCGTCCTACAGTATTATGTGAAAGATTTTGTTTCAGTAGGATACATGTCCCGTGCCATCACCCTTACGACTCTGATAAATACGGCCTTTATATCGTTTCTACGAATATTATATTCTCACTGGTCGGGTTTAACAGGAGATGAACTTAAAAGAAGTGTAGAAAAAATTTTAAACATTTTGATCTACGTTTCCCTTTTGGCGACGGTGTTAATTCTGGTATGTTCTAAATGGATGATAATCTTCTTATTCGGTCATGAATTTTTACCGGCAAAAGCATTGGTAGATGTTCTTATTTTTGGTGCTTCTTTTTACCTTTTGAGCAAAGCAATTCTGAAGTTGTTTATATCGGACGGAAAAGGTACCTACAATCTTATTTGCTTAGCGATTGGAGCTTCGAGCAACTTCCTTTTGAGTATGGTTCTTATACCTAAATATAACGTACTTGGAGCGGCTTACGCTCAACTTATTTCTGGGATTTTGCTCGCTTTGTCGACCACGATTCTCGCACGCAGGAAGTACGGGATTTCTCTAAGCAAGGTTTTTTTACCCCAAAAATTTTTGTTTAAATTTTTAAAGAATCCGAAGAATGAGTAAAGTTGTTTTTTTTGATTTCCTTTACAATCTAGGTGGAGCGCAAAAATCGACCGTTGATTTACTTCTGAATTTGTCTAGAAATGGAGATCGCGCAGTCTTTCTCGATGCTCATGGAGAATGTAAAGACATTTCTAGTGCAGTTAACGAAGCTGGGTTAGAATACAAAATTGTAAAACCGTCGCTAAATTCGCGGATTGGTAAAGGGAATAAAATTCAAACAATTTTTAAGATTTTGGATTATTTGCCGGTGTATTTGAAACTAATCTTAAAGCTGGGATTAGAGCTAAAGAATACGAAACCTGACTTGGTTTTAGCGAATTCGTCAAAAGGCATTATGTCTTTAATAATTTTAAAACACTTTTATAAAATTGAAATAGTTTTCTTTATCCGAGGGGATGGAGCAATAGAAAATAAAGGAAGTTTGTCGATTTTTTTGATTAATAAATATTGTAAATTTATTGTAACCCAATCAGAATCTATGAAGAAAAAAGCTCACTCGAAAGGGTTTTTGAGCGACAAACTTCGTGTGATTCCTAACATTATAAATACTAGACATCTTAATGAAGAGAAAAATTTATTTTTCAATAAAGATTCTTGCTTAAACATTTTGTTGCCAGCCACTGTAATAAAGGAGAAAGGTATCGTAGAGGCGATCAAAGCGATGGCCGTGTTAAAGGAGAAAGGATTAGCGGTTAATTTGATCGTTGCAGGATCAATTATTCAGCATACGATGTATTCAGAGTTTAATAATTATTTAATTCGCCTGGTTGAAGAATTATCATTAAAAGAGAATGTCCAGTTTTTAGGCTATCGAAATGATATTGTCGGAATTATGAAAGGAGTCGATATCGTGTTGTTGCCTAGTTATAAAGAAGGTATGCCAAGAGTTATTATGGAAGCTATGTATTTGTCCAAAGCTGTTGTAGGTTCAGATGTTGGGGCGGTGTCAGATTTGATAATTAGCGGAAAAACAGGAATATTGATTAAGCCCAAAAGTATTAACGAAATAGTCGATTCCATTTCTTTATTAAATGATGCGGAATTAAGACGGCAAATGGGAACAAACGCTAAAAGTTTAATAGATTTACATTATACGGAAGAAGTTCAGTATAGCAAATTTTTAACTTTAATGATATAATATATGATTCGGGAATTGTCAGTTGATTTTGAAAAAATGAAAGGTTTTTCTCCATCTTTTTTAAGAATATTGCATTTAGCTTTCTCCCATTCTGGTTATCGAGCAGTTTTTTTATACAGAATTGGACATTGGCTAAGGCGTAAGAATATGAGGCTTATGGCTATTTTTTGTGAAAAAATTATGCATCACTTGTGTAATTGCTGGATAAGTACGAATGCCGTGATTGGACAGGGTTTCGTAATAAGGCATGTAGGAACAATTGTTATAGGAGGTCGAGTAACCGCTGGAGAA
The DNA window shown above is from Sphingobacterium hotanense and carries:
- a CDS encoding nucleotide sugar dehydrogenase codes for the protein MKKIAVIGLGYVGLPLARLFATKYPVLGFDINQKRIDELRSGRDLTLEVEDDVLKAVLVDQNPFDEDTIGLFCSNQLSDIENANFYVVTVPTPVDKNNRPDLTPLYKASETVGKVLKKGDIVVYESTVYPGVTEEECIPVLERVSGLKFNVDFYAGYSPERINPGDKQHTVEKILKVTSGSTPEIGEEVDEVYKSVITAGTHLAPTIKVAEAAKVIENSQRDINIAFVNELAKIFNILNIDTHAVLEAAGTKWNFLPFKPGLVGGHCIGVDPYYLAQKAQEHGYHPEIILAGRRLNDSMGEYVASQVVKTMIKKGINVNGAEALMLGITFKENCPDVRNTKIVDVIKALEDYGIKVTTFDPWANPVEVKHEYGIESVSELPSAKFEAVILGVSHSEFLDINYDFLKHDRGIIFDVKGVLGIKADSSL
- a CDS encoding glycosyltransferase family 4 protein, whose amino-acid sequence is MSKVVFFDFLYNLGGAQKSTVDLLLNLSRNGDRAVFLDAHGECKDISSAVNEAGLEYKIVKPSLNSRIGKGNKIQTIFKILDYLPVYLKLILKLGLELKNTKPDLVLANSSKGIMSLIILKHFYKIEIVFFIRGDGAIENKGSLSIFLINKYCKFIVTQSESMKKKAHSKGFLSDKLRVIPNIINTRHLNEEKNLFFNKDSCLNILLPATVIKEKGIVEAIKAMAVLKEKGLAVNLIVAGSIIQHTMYSEFNNYLIRLVEELSLKENVQFLGYRNDIVGIMKGVDIVLLPSYKEGMPRVIMEAMYLSKAVVGSDVGAVSDLIISGKTGILIKPKSINEIVDSISLLNDAELRRQMGTNAKSLIDLHYTEEVQYSKFLTLMI
- a CDS encoding oligosaccharide flippase family protein is translated as MPSLFKKGVVTSISSYATMGFGVVQTMILSRGLGPEQVGELSLIRQIALFGAQIGSFGVPMAIVYFLNRLKMDKSMVYNTSFWTIQLLSIISSLVIFVFLRYSSFLGNYELWTYLAIISFIFFSNSRSLIQSLNVASQNVKKMSIVEILPMAISVLFLGLCYSFDVLDLKYALLITVVLWPLIGLVNAYMINVNQARVGLTFNFKYAIQSLRYGSVINLSDFLIIFNGSITLFVLQYYVKDFVSVGYMSRAITLTTLINTAFISFLRILYSHWSGLTGDELKRSVEKILNILIYVSLLATVLILVCSKWMIIFLFGHEFLPAKALVDVLIFGASFYLLSKAILKLFISDGKGTYNLICLAIGASSNFLLSMVLIPKYNVLGAAYAQLISGILLALSTTILARRKYGISLSKVFLPQKFLFKFLKNPKNE
- a CDS encoding serine O-acetyltransferase, producing MIRELSVDFEKMKGFSPSFLRILHLAFSHSGYRAVFLYRIGHWLRRKNMRLMAIFCEKIMHHLCNCWISTNAVIGQGFVIRHVGTIVIGGRVTAGENLDIRQGITLGGNMGKTSLDGRSQPKLGNNVLIGAGAKILGPVEIGDNCLIGANAVVTKDFECDSIIGGIPAILIRKKLN